The DNA sequence CCAGCCACCCCCGAATAAAAGCGCCATTCAGAACGGCGCAAATGAGGGCATTATGAGCAAGACCAACGAATCCTTGATGCAACGTCGTGTCGCCGCCGTCCCACGTGGTGTTGGCCAGATCCACCCGATCTTCGTCGATACTGCGAAGAACGCTACCGTAATCGACGTTGAAGGCCGCGAACTGATCGACTTCGCCGGCGGCATCGCAGTACTGAACACCGGCCACCTGCACCCGAAAGTGGTTGCGGCCGTGCAAGAGCAGCTGACCAAGGTCAGCCACACCTGCTTCCAGGTCCTGGCCTACGAACCTTACGTAGAGCTGTGCGAGAAGATCAACAAGCTGGTCCCGGGCGATTTCGCCAAGAAGACCCTGCTGGTCACCACTGGCTCCGAAGCCGTTGAAAACGCCGTCAAGATCGCCCGTGCCGCTACCGGCCGTGCTGGCGTCATCGCCTTCACCGGCGGCTACCACGGCCGTACCATGATGACCCTGGGCCTGACCGGCAAGGTCGTGCCGTACTCCGCCGGCATGGGCCTGATGCCAGGCGGCATCTTCCGCGCCCTGTTCCCGAGCGAACTGCACGGTATCAGCGTTGACGACGCCATCGCCTCGGTCGAGCGCATCTTCAAGAACGACGCCGAGCCGCGCGACATCGCCGCGATCATCCTCGAGCCGGTTCAAGGCGAAGGCGGCTTCCTGCCGGCGCCGAAAGAGCTGATGCAGCGCCTGCGCGCCCTGTGCGACCAGCACGGCATCCTGCTGATCGCCGACGAAGTACAGACCGGTGCTGGCCGTACTGGCACCTTCTTCGCCATGGAGCAGATGGGTGTTGCGCCTGACCTGACCACCTTCGCCAAATCCATCGCTGGTGGCTTCCCGCTGGCCGGTGTGTGCGGCAAGGCCGAGTACATGGACGCCATCGCCCCGGGTGGCCTGGGTGGTACCTATGCCGGTTCGCCGATCGCTTGTGCTGCGGCCCTGGCCGTCATCGAAGTGTTCGAAGAAGAGAAACTGCTGGACCGCAGCAAGGCTGTCGGTGAGCGCCTGACCGCTGGCCTGCGCGAAATCCAGAAGAAGTACCCGATCATCGGCGACGTGCGTGGTCTGGGCTCGATGATCGCTGTCGAAGTCTTCGAGAAAGGCACTCACACGCCGAACGCTGCTGCTGTTGGCCAGGTTGTGGCCAAGGCGCGCGAGAAGGGCCTGATCCTGCTGTCCTGCGGTACCTACGGCAACGTCCTGCGGATTCTGGTTCCGCTGACCGCCGAAGACGCACTGCTCGACAAGGGCCTGGCGATCATCGAAGAGTGCTTCGCTGAAATCGCCTGATGTGACCTGCTGCAGAAAAAACCCGCTTCGGCGGGTTTTTTTATGCCCATATACCGCTGCTGGCGCTATCGTTGTGGCAGGACTCGCTTGGCAAGCTGCGACGGATTGTGTGTCAGGGATTTTCAGGAGTTTTGGCGATGAACGCTGCGCACCCCTCCCCACCCAGTGTACTGATCGTCGAAGGTGACCCTTGGGTACGTGACATGCTCAGCGAAATGTTGCTCAGCGTGCGCTGCGATGCCCGCCTGCAGGTGTGCGCCGATGGCGAGCAGGCGCTGAGCGCGCTGTCCAGCCAGCCCGACCTGATCATCGCCGCGCGTGAACTGGCCGGTGTCGATGGCCTCGACCTGTTGCGCAAGGTCCGCGCCAGAGGGCCGGGGTTGCCGTTCATCCTCATGAGCAACCGCAGTGACAGTGCCAGTGTGCATGAGGTATTGCCCCTGCATCCCACCGCCTACCTGAGCAAACCCTTGAACCTGGACAACCTGCGCAAGCGCCTGGAAGAGCTGTTGCTGGCCGTTGGCGAAGCGATCGCCTGCCCGGCGCCCGCGTTGCAGGCGGGTGCCAGCCTGCCGGCTTATCTCGAGCAGCGCCGTGCGAGTGCCGATGGCGGGCCGCTGATGGCTGATGTACAGGCGGCGCTCAAGCGCGCGCTCAACCCCCAGGGCCTGAACCTGAAGGTGCTCGAAGAGGAGCTGCACGACGACCCGCAGATCACCGCCGTCCTGATCGCTGCGGCCAACAGCGCTGCGCTGCACCGGGAAGCACCGGTGCAGACGTTGCTGCAGGCCTTGAACAAGCTTGGCAGCACCCAGAGCATGAACTTGGTCCTTGGCATGACTCTGAAACGCAGTGCACGCCTCAGCGACCCGTTGCTGACCAAGCATGCTGCCCGTTATTGGGGCCTTTCGCTGCATGCTGCCGAATATGGCCGTACCTTGGCACGCATGCTCGAACTGGACGAAGGGCGTTGCTACTGCGCAGGTTTGCTGCATTGCTTGGGCGACCTGGCAGTGCTGCGTTGCCTGCAGGAGTGGCGGCTGGCCGGCGGCGAGCTGGATGAGGGCCAGGTGCAGCGGTCGCTCGACGAGTTCGGTGCTGCGTTCGGCTCGGCGCTACGCACCCGCTGGCGGTTGCCGTTGGCATTGCGCGAGCTGATTGCGGCCATCTACCAGCTGGGTGGCGGGGTGTATTCCCGAGAAATTCTGGCCATGAACCTGGCTGGGCAGTTGTCGCGGCTGCCGGCCGGGCTGGAGCTGGGGCTGGAGCGGGTGGCCAGCAGCAAGACGGCACGCTTGCTGAAAATTGGCCTGCCGGAGCTGAGCCGGCTGCGCAAGGTGCAGAGCCCGGAGGTAAAGCCGGAAGAAGAACCGCCTGTGGCTGGGGCTGAGGTTTCCGGCTGAGCTTCGGGGGCCGCTTTGCGGCCCATCGCGACGCAAGGCCGCTCCTACACCGGGTGCGGCGCCTTGGCGGCCTTGGGGCGCGATCGGGGTGCGAAGCAGCCCCAGGCCTCAGCCGCAGACGATCTGGTTCTTGCCTTGGCGCTTGGCCCGGTACATGGCCGCGTCGGCCCGCGCATACAGGCTGTCCAGCGTCATATCGTCGTCGGTCAACGCGGTCACCCCTTGGCTCACCGTCACCCCATAGCTCTGCTCGCCATGGCTGAAACTCAGGCGCTGGATGTGCCGCTGCAAGCGTTCGGCAATCTGCTCGGCTACCTGCGCATTGCAGCCGGGGAACACCGCCGCGAATTCCTCACCACCAATGCGCCCGAACAGGTCACCACGGCGTAGCACGGCCTTGCCGCTGTCGGCGATGCGCTGCAGCACCTGGTCGCCTTCCTGGTGGCCATAGCTGTCGTTGATGCGCTTGAAGTCGTCGATGTCCAGCAGCAGGAAGGCCAGTGGCGTGCCGTCTTCGCGGGCGCTATCGAAGGCCTGCTGGGCGCATTCGAAGAAATGCCGGCGGTTGCTGCTCTGGGTCAATACGTCGGTGGTG is a window from the Pseudomonas anuradhapurensis genome containing:
- the gabT gene encoding 4-aminobutyrate--2-oxoglutarate transaminase, coding for MSKTNESLMQRRVAAVPRGVGQIHPIFVDTAKNATVIDVEGRELIDFAGGIAVLNTGHLHPKVVAAVQEQLTKVSHTCFQVLAYEPYVELCEKINKLVPGDFAKKTLLVTTGSEAVENAVKIARAATGRAGVIAFTGGYHGRTMMTLGLTGKVVPYSAGMGLMPGGIFRALFPSELHGISVDDAIASVERIFKNDAEPRDIAAIILEPVQGEGGFLPAPKELMQRLRALCDQHGILLIADEVQTGAGRTGTFFAMEQMGVAPDLTTFAKSIAGGFPLAGVCGKAEYMDAIAPGGLGGTYAGSPIACAAALAVIEVFEEEKLLDRSKAVGERLTAGLREIQKKYPIIGDVRGLGSMIAVEVFEKGTHTPNAAAVGQVVAKAREKGLILLSCGTYGNVLRILVPLTAEDALLDKGLAIIEECFAEIA
- a CDS encoding HDOD domain-containing protein produces the protein MNAAHPSPPSVLIVEGDPWVRDMLSEMLLSVRCDARLQVCADGEQALSALSSQPDLIIAARELAGVDGLDLLRKVRARGPGLPFILMSNRSDSASVHEVLPLHPTAYLSKPLNLDNLRKRLEELLLAVGEAIACPAPALQAGASLPAYLEQRRASADGGPLMADVQAALKRALNPQGLNLKVLEEELHDDPQITAVLIAAANSAALHREAPVQTLLQALNKLGSTQSMNLVLGMTLKRSARLSDPLLTKHAARYWGLSLHAAEYGRTLARMLELDEGRCYCAGLLHCLGDLAVLRCLQEWRLAGGELDEGQVQRSLDEFGAAFGSALRTRWRLPLALRELIAAIYQLGGGVYSREILAMNLAGQLSRLPAGLELGLERVASSKTARLLKIGLPELSRLRKVQSPEVKPEEEPPVAGAEVSG